AGGCGCAGAACGCGGTGACATTCGCGTATCTGGACAAGATCCCGCTCCGCGAGGTGTTCAGGCAACGGCTCACCGAGCTCTGGAACACGCCGAGCGTGGGCGTGCCGAGCCGCGTCGCGGGCCGGCTGTTCTACCGCATGAACACCGGCCTGCAGAATCAGTCGGTGCTCTACGAGCAGGCCGGGCTGGCCACCGCGCCCACCGTGCTCATCGATCCCAACACCCTCTCGGCCGACGGATCGGTGGACCTGGCCTCGTCGTCGCCGTCCCCGGACGGCAAGTACCTCGCCTTCGGGCTGTCGGTGGGCGGATCGGACTGGGAGGAGTTGCATGTTCGCGATCTGGCCACCGGCCGCGCCACCGCCGACACCGTGCACTGGGTGAAGTATTCCGGCATCGCGTGGACGCGGGACGGCAAGGGATTCTTCTACACGCGGTTCCCCGCCCCACCCAAGGATCAGGTGCTCACCGCCGCCGCGGTGAACGGCAAGATCTACTATCACGTGGTGGGCACGCCCGACTCGCAGGACCGCATGATCTACGAGCGCCCCGACCGGCCCACCTGGTACGTGGGCGCGTCGGTGACCGACGACGGCCGGTATCTGTTCATCACGCTCCACCACGGGACGAATCCCGAGAACCTGCTCTACTACGCCGACCTCGCCGATCCGATGCACCCGAACATCGGCGCCGCGATCGAACCCGTGAACACGTCCAACGACGCCGAGTACGCGGTGATCGGCAACCTCGGACGCACCGTGTTCATCCAGACCACCAACCATGCGCCCAATCGGCGGATCATCGCCGTCGTGCTGCCCGACACGGCGCACTGGCGCACCGTGGTGCCCGAGACGAAGAACAACATCGAGGCCGCGCTCGTGGCCGGCGATCGCGTGGTGGTGCAGACGCTGGAGGACGTGCAGAGCCACGTGCGGATGTACGACGCCGCCGGCAAGCTGCTGGACACCGTGAAGCTCCCGGGCATCGGCGCCGTGGAGGGCTTGAGCGGGCGCGCCGGCACCCCGGAGCTGTTCTACAGCTTCGCGTCGTACCTCGCGCCCACGATCGTCTACCACTACGACTTCGCGTCCCGGCGGACGACCGTGTTCGGCCCGCCGCGGCCCAAGCCCCCGTTCGACGCCGCGCCGTACGAGACCCGGCAGGTGTTCTATCGGTCCAAGGACGGCACGCGCGTGCCGATGTTCATCACCGCCAGGAAGGGCGTGACGCTCGACGGCTCGCACCCCACCATTCTCTACGCGTACGGCGGGTTCGACATCGCCACGCTGCCCAGCTACAGTCCCACGGTCGCGATGTGGCTGGAGCATGGCGGCATCTATGCCGTGGCCAACATCCGCGGCGGCAGCGAATACGGCGAGGCATGGCATCATGCCGGCCGGCTGGACAAGAAGCAGAACGTGTTCGACGATTTCGCGGCCGCCGCCGAGTACCTGATCAAGCAGAAGTACACGTCGCCCAAGCACCTGGCCATCCACGGCTATTCGAATGGCGGCTTGCTCGTGGGCGCCACGGAGGAGCAGCACCCCGAGCTGCTCGCGGCGGCGTATCCCGGCGCCGGCGTCATGGACATGCTGCGGTATCAGAAATTCAGCGCCGGCATCGGCTGGGTGCCCGAATACGGGTCGTCCGACAACCCCGAACAGTTCAAGTATCTGATCAAATATTCGCCCGTGCACAACGCCAGGGCGGGCACCTGTTACCCGGCCACGATCGTGACCACGGCCGACCACGACGACCGCGTGGTGCCCGGGCACTCGTTCAAGTTCACGGCGGCGATGCAGGCCGCCCAGGGGTGCGACCGGCCGATCCTGATCCGCGTGGAAACCAAGACCAGCCATGGGTACATGCCCACCGACAAGCGGATCGCGCAGCTGGCGGACGTGTGGGCATTCACGGGCTGGAATACCGGGATGCGGTAGCCGGTGAAGCCGGTAGCCACTGCGGCAGCGCCAGGGCTCTCCCTTGGCGTGAAGTTGCCGCTGCTCATCGGCGCGTTGCTCGTCGTCGTCATCGGGGTGAACACCTGGGGCGACTACCGCAATCACACGCGCGCCGAAGAATTGATCACCGAGACTCGGCTGGGCCAGGTGGCAGAGGAGCTGAGCCTCGCGTTCGATCGCACGAGCGGGCAGCTGCTCCAATCCACCGCTGCCGCCGCCCGCGCCAGCGCCGTCCGGGCGTATCTGGAACACCCCGCCACGCGCCTGCGGGAGGCGGCGCTCGGCGCGCTGTTTCGCGCGGAATCCGGCCCGCAGACGGTCACCGTGCAACTCTGGGATACCGCCGGCCACGTGCTGTTGAGCACCGAGCCGGACCGTCGTGCCCGCGCGCCCCAGGATGAAGCCCCGCTGCTCCGCCGCGCCGCGATCTCCCCCGCGGGCGCCGTGGGGCGTTTCCATGTGATCGGCGATTCGGTGGTCTTCGCCGTGGTGTCGCGCGTGCGCCTGCAGCGTCGCGTGGCCGGGTACGTGGTGCACTGGCGCATGATCTCCTCGTCGCCCGACGCGCGCCGCGCGGCCAGCCTGCTCATCGGCGCCGGCGGGCGCATCCTCGTCGGCAATGCCACCGACAGCGTGTGGAGCGACCTCCAGACGGCCACCGCCGCGCCGCCGGTCAACCTGTCGCGGACTCGCGGCGTGGTCACGTACCAGCGTCCGCGCATCGGGCGCGTGCTCGCCATGCCGCGGCGCGTGGCCGGCACGCCGTGGACCGTCGTCGTGGAGTTCCCGTACGACTCGATCATGGCCCCCGTGCGGGACGACGTGTCGCGACTCCTGCTCATGGACGCGCTCGTGCTGCTCCTGGGGCTGGCGGGGGCGTGGGCCCTGAGCCGGGCGCTCACGGCGCGCCTCTCGCGGCTCACCGCCACCGTGGAATCGACGGCCGCCGGCGGAACGCCGTCCCGCTCCCCGCATCCCGCCGGCGGCGACGAGCTGGTCCGCCTCGGCCACGCGTTCGACGCGATGGTGGCCCGCGTGGATGACGCGCTTGGCGCGCGGACGGCATCGGAGGAGCAGTACCGCCGGCTGTTCGAATCGGTGCCGCTCCCGGTCTATGTGTTCGACGTCGAGACCCTGCGCTTCCTGGAGGTGAACGGCGCCGCCGTTCGGCACTACGGATATTCCCGTGAAGCATTTCTCACGATGACGCTGCGGGACATCCGATCCGCCGAGGACATTCCGCGCATGGAGGCCGACGTCCACACCCTGAACGATCGCCCGCAGGCGCGAGGCATCTGGCGCCACCTCAAGCACGACGGCACGCCGATCGACGTCGAGGTGGTCTCCCACATGATCAACTTCAACGGCCGGCACGCGGCGCTCACCGTGGTCACCGACGTCACCGAACGCAACGTCGCCGCCGAAGCGCTCCGGCGCTCGGAGGAGCGGTATCGCTCGCTGTTCCGCGAGGCCCCGTTCGGCATCGCGCTGTCGTCGGTCGAGGGACGCATCGTCGATGCCAATCCGGCGCTGGCGTCGATGCTCGGCTACCCCTCGGAGCGCGAGATCGTGGGACGACACGTGGCCGAGCTGTACGCCAATCCCGACGATCGCGGCGAGATCTTTGCCGAGCTGCAGCGCGCCGGGCACTGCCGGCGCGAAGCGCTCCAGTGGATGCGCCAGGACGGACGACCGATCACGGCGCGGTTCACGGCCCGCGTCGTCTCCGACGCGCGCCACCCCAACGCCTACGTGGAAGCGATCGTCGAGAACGTGACCGAGCGCGTGCGCCTGGAGGAGCAGTTCCGCCAAGCCCAGAAGATGGAAGCCATCGGCCGGCTCGCCGGCGGCATCGCGCACGACTTCAACAACCTCCTCACGGTGATCCTCGCCACCACGGAACTCCTGCTCGACCGCAGCCCCCCGGCGGGACCGGAGCACGCCGAGCTGGAAGACGTGTATCGCAGCGCGCAGCGCGGGGCCGATCTCACCCGGCAACTGCTCGCCTTCAGCCGGCGCCAGATGCTGTCGGTGCGGCCGTTGAGCGCGAACACGCTCGTCCGCGGCACCGAGAGCCTCCTGCGACGGCTGATCGGCGAGGACGTACGCCTCAACGTCATCCCGGCCGCCGGCCACGACACGGTGCTCGCCGACGCGGGACAGCTCGAACAGGTGCTCATGAACCTCGCCGTGAACGCGCGCGACGCGATGCCCGACGGCGGCGCGCTCACGATCGAAACCCAGGCCGTGGAACTCACCGAGGACCAGACCGAGCACAGCGTGACCATGCCCCCGGGGGCCTACCTGGTGATCGCCGTGAGCGACACCGGCGTGGGCATGGACGCCGCCGTGCGCGCGCACATCTTCGAGCCCTTCTTCACCACCAAGGACAAGGACAAGGGCACGGGGCTCGGCCTGGCGACCGTGTACGGCATCGTGAAGCAGATGGGCGGGTACATCTGGGTGTACAGCGAGGTGGGCGTCGGCACCACGTTCAAGATCTACCTGCCGCGCGTGGCCGAAGCCCCCCGCGCGCGGGCCGCCGAGCCGTCGGGCGGCCGCGCCCACACCGGCACCGAGACGTTGCTCGTGGCCGAGGACGAGCCCGGCATTCGCAACCTCCTGGTGCGCGTGCTCACCGCCAGCGGCTACACCGTGCTCGCCGCGGCGAGCGGCGAGGAAGCCACCGAACTCGCGCGGGGCCACGCGTTGCCCATCCATCTGCTCGTGACCGACGTCGTGATGGCCGGCATGCACGGGCCCGACCTGGCCCGCCACGTGGCCGAGCTGCACCCGGAGGCGGCGGTGCTCTTCCTGTCCGGCTACACCGACGAAGCGGTGGTCCAGCACGGCGTGGACACCGGACGGGCCGCGTTTCTCCAGAAGCCGTTCACGCACCACGAATTCCTGGCCAAGGTGCGGGACGTCCTCCACGCCGCGGCCGGCGGGGAACACCGCCGGCCGGAGTAGCGCGCGCGCCTACTGCGTGACGACCACCGTGCCCACGAATCCGGGATACCGCGCCGGTGGATGGAGGGTGCAGTGATAGCGGTACGTGCCCGGCTGGTCGAAGGTGTGCTGGAACGCCCCGCCCTTGGTGGACCCGGCGGCCGGCGGCGAGAGCGTTCCGCTGTCCCAGATGCCGTCGTCGCTGGTGGTCGTGTGCGGCACCGCGCCCTGGTTCGTCCACCGCACCGTGCCACCCACCCGCACGGTGACCGTGAAGGGCGTGAACACGAAGTCCTTGATCTGCACGTCGGTGACCACGCCGCCCCCACCGCCACCGCCGCCTCCACCGCCGTCGCTCAGCGGCGCCGTGGCACTGCAGCCGGCGGTCATCGTCATGGCCGCCAGCAAGAGAATGGTCGGAACGCGCACGAGTGTGGAATGCAGAGGGTGAACCGGTGGATCGGTGGGTCGATGCGCCGGACCCCGCGCATCGACCCACCGGCGCACCACGTTACTGTTTCTCGATCTGTCCGCGGATCTCCCCGCCCTTGTTCGCCGCCGTATGGACGTTCACGTACGCGTCGCCGCCGTTGATCAGCGCCATCAACGAATCGCCGGAGACTCCCTTGCTCACTTCCTTGGCGAGATCGATGAACCCGGACGCCAGCCCGCCGGACGCCACGTGCTTGATCGTGAACGAGTACACCGGCGGCCCGCCCACGCCCACCTTGCCCACGTGGATGTGCGCCATCGTCGCCGCGCCCGTGAGGCCCTTGACGGTGATCGCGTAGCGCAGGCGCATGCCCACCAGCGTGAAGTGGGCCGTGCCGGTGCCGGTGGTGGTGTTGGCCGGCGTCTCCGCGGCGCCGGTCATCTGGGCCACGTACTTGACCGCCTGCGGGCGCGGGGCCGACGGGCCGGTCCAGCCCGCGACCAGCGCGACGGATGCTGCGATGCCGAGGATACGGAAATGCATGGGACGATCTCCAAGGTGTGAGACGGGGTGCGTCACCTGCCGACCGGATGCCGGCCTCGGCTCCGATCGCCCTGCCATGGGGAAAACACTCACCACAATACGGGAAAACCGCTCGCCGCGCTGCGGCGGGGGCCCGACAGACCGGCGATCGCGGGTCGCGTAGGATGCGGCATTGGCCCTTGTCGGCCACGCCGCCCCCCGGAACCCGAGACCCGGACGGCGCGCGATCCGTCATCCCGGGAGCTCCGGATGCCGACGTCCACCGTGCCCAGTACCCCGTCCGTCCCGTCAGGTGCCGCCGGCACCGCGGGGGCGCCGCCGCGGCACCTGCTCGCGTTCGGGCCCGGCGCCGTGGCGCGCCGGACGCCGCGAATGTTCGGCATCCTGCGCGTGCTGCGCCGTCACGGCATTCTGGGCGCCCTCCGCGGACGCCGCCACTGGCCCGAGCCCACCGAGGTGCGTGCGGCCCTCGAGGAACTGGGCGTGGTGTTCCTCAAGTTCGGCCAGGTGCTGGCGGTGCGCCGCGACATCCTGCCCGACGAGTACACGCGCGAACTCGAACGCCTGCACGACCGGCTGCCGCCGATGCCGTTCGCCGACGTCGTGGCCACCATCGAGCACGATCTGGGAGGCACGCTGCGCGACCACTTCGCGTCGGTGGACGAGCGCCCGATCGCCGCCGCCACCATCGCGCAGGTGCACCGGGCCACCCTCCCCGACGGTCGCCAGATCGTGCTCAAGGTGCGACGCGCGGGCCTCGAGTCGCGCGTGGCCGAGGACACCGCCATTCTCGCGTACCTCGCGGCGCTGGCCGAGCGGTATGTGCCCCGCCTGCAGACGTTCGACCTCGTGGGGATGATTCAGGAATTCCGATACGCCCTGCAGCGCGAGATGGACTTCCGCCTCGAGGCGCGCACCATCCGCCGGTTCCGCGAGGCCCTGCGCGACGTGGACGGCGTATGGACCCCGGACATCGTGCCCGAGTACTGCGGCCCGGCCGTGATCGCGATGGAGTATTTCAGCGGCGTGCGCGTGGATCGGTACGCCGTGAGCCATCCCGACGAGCGCCCCCGCCTGGCCCGCGGCATCGCCACCCTGCTGCTGCACCAGATCTTCGAGAACGGGCTGTTCCAGGCCGACCCGCACCCCGGCAACATCGCCGTGCTCGCCGACGGCCGCCTGTGCCTGCACGATTTCGGCATGGTGGGCGAACTCGACGCGGCCATGCGCGACAGCCTCACGTCGCTGCTCGACGCGGTGGTGCGCGGCGACGTGCGCGACACCGCCGACGCGTATCTGGAGTTGGGCCTCGTGGGCGCCGATGTGGACCGTCCCGCCCTCGAAGCCGACCTCAGTGCCCTGCTCCGCCGCATCCACGAGCAGGACATCGCCGAGATCTCGGTGGGCGACGCCCTGCAATCGTTGCTGCGGGTGGGCACGAGCCATCGCATCCGCAATCCGGGCGCCGTCCTGCTGCTCACCCGCGCCTTCCTGCTCGCCGAAGCGGTCATGCGCGACCTCGACCCCGCGCTCAGCGTGGCCGCGGCGTTCCAGGACGAGATGCAGCGCGTGGCGATGCGACGGTTCACGCCGTCGCGGCTTCTGGACGACGCGCGCCGCGCACAGCGGGAGATCGAGAAGCTCCTGGGCAGCGCGCCCGCGGATATGCGGCGCACCCTGCACCGGCTCTCCGAGGGCGAGTTGGGCCAGGTGCGCATTCCTGCGCTCGAGAGCACCGAACGCCGCGCCAGCCGCGGCATCGAGCGCCTCACCGGCGCCGTGGCGTCGGCGGCCCTGTTGATCGCCGGCGCCCTGCTCGTCGTGGCCGGCGGCTGGCACCGTTATCTGGGCGACGTGCTGCTCGCGTTCGGCGCCGTGGACACGGCGATGGTCGGGATCGGCGCCTGGCGGGGCCGCGCCCGGTAGCGGCCGCGCGCCTCAGTGGGCGTCGGGCCAACGCGTGTACGGGAGTCGCGCGAGGTTGGAATTGAAGTACCGCGGGTCGTCCGACACCTCCAACCCCACCCACGGCGGAAGCTTCACCACCGCGTTGGCCGCCGGCAGTTCCACCTCGGCGAGGACGAGTCCCGCATTCTCCCCCTCGAACACATCCACCTCCCATACCCGCCCGTCGAAGGCCACGCGGTGCCGCACCTTCTCGATCAGCGGCGCCGGACACAGCCGGTCGAGCATCACGTCGGCGTCGGCCACGGGGATCGGATATTCGAACTCCAGCCGCTCGATTCCCACCGTCGCGCCCTTGATCGTCAGAAAGCCCTGATCGCCCACGGCGCGCACGCGCACCACGTGCGCCGCCTCGGTGGACAGGTACCCCTGGCGGAACCGCTTGCCCGCCGCCGCATCCGGGCGCCACATGTCGTGCTTGACCAGGAACTTCCGTTCGATCTCGATCGCCACGGGATCCTCAGCGTGCCGGTATGAACCGCATCTGGAAGATGTTGAACTTGCCGCCAGGAACGAATGGCGCCACCCCCAGGACTGGCCATGCATTGTGGTCGTCGATCATCCATGCGGGGTTGAGCGCCCTGCGTGTGCGGCCTACCACGCGCTCTCCATGGACGGGGAGGACGAGTGATCGTGCAGCCCGAGAATGCGCTTCAGCGCCCGCGGGCAATTCTCATTCGCGGTCGGATCGAGCTTGAGCTGTTCGAGCGCCCCCAGCACTCGCATCGGATCGGCGTCCGCGAAGGACACCGTGTTCCAGCGGTGCGTACCCATCGTGATCTGCGCGCGCTCGCCGCGACACCCCGCCACGGTCATCGGCCGGCGGCGCTTGGTGAGCGTGACGATGCGGAGGTCGCGGTGCGGCACGACCACGTTGCGGAGCAGGTCGGCCAGCGAGTGCGGGGGCGTGCCGGGAGCCGGCGCCGGGAGGGCCCAGGCGTCGAACGCCGCCGACAGCGCGTCGGCGGCCAGGGGGAATTCTGCCGTGATATCCGGCCGCCAGAACTCGAGGTCGCCCGCGCCGGCCCGCTCCAGCCGCTCGATGTGGAGCCGGCCGTCGCAGATCTTCACGTTGTGCGGCGACAGCAGCGAGAGCACATGCGTTTCCTCGCGCTCCGCAACGTCCGGCGCCTCGGTTACCTCGCCGCCGCCCGGCGGGGCAACGAACGTACGCTCGAACGCCCGCCATTCCCACCGCGGAACGCCGGCGGCGTGCCCCCCGGCTCCCCCGTCGGCGATCGCCGGATTGCTGACCCGCCCCGCAAATTCCACCGCTCCAACTCCTCGTGCAGACTCGCGAAGAATCGGCGTTCGGGGAGAGCCGCCCTATCGGGAAAACCCTCGCCTCGGGTCGGGCGAAGCGCGTACGTGCCCGCCCGCTTTGCCCACAGATCCGTACGGGAACCCAACGGACCGGCTAGACGCGCCCGCCGAGCCAGAGCCCCAGCACGGCTGCCGCCGCCAGCGCGAGAAACCCGGGCGCCACGGCGCGCCGGAACCTGGGCGATCCGAGCCCCAGCGCCACGCCAAGCTTGAGCAACGTATTCGAGAGCACTCCCACCACGATGCCTTGCGCCGCCAGCCCGCTGCTGGCGCCGTCGGCCACCGACCGGCACATCGACACGGTCAGCGCGTCCACGTCGGTGAGACCGAGTACCGCCGCCGAGCCGAGCACGCCCACGGAGCCCCACAGCTCGCTGGCCACCGACAGCGCCATCATCGCCAGTTGGAACACCAGCGCCAGTTGGATGGCCGACCAGAGACGCAGCGGACTCTGCCGTTCCGGCTTCACCTCGCTCGACGCGGCCGGCGAGGGACGCCGCAGCAAGATGGCCACCAGCCCTGCCCCCACGATGGCCGACGGGAGCAGCATCGGAACCAGCGCCCGCGCCACACCCACATTGAGGATCGCCGACGTGGTGAATACCCGCGCCACGAGCACGGTGCACGCCCCGATGACGCCGAGCGCCAGCGGGCCGCTCAATTCCGCGCCGTTCCGGCTCAGCCGCGAGAACTGGAACGTGACGGCCGTGGACGAGACGAGGCCGCCGATTATTCCCGTGACGCCATACCCGCGCTCCGCGCCCACGGCGTGGCGGGCCACGTGCCCCGCGAAGTTGAGCCCGGAGAACAGGAGCACGATCGTCCACAGCATGCGCGGCCGGATGCCACCCAGCGGTCCGAACGGACCTTCGGGCAACAGTGGCAGCACCACCAGCGCCAGCACCGCGAACTGCAGCGCGGCGCGCATCTCGCCCTCGCCGATCTTCCGCACCAGCCAGTGCAGCCGCTCCTTCTCGCCCAGCGCCAGAACCACCACGGCCACGGCGCCCGCAGCCAGCGCCATCTGTCCGATTCCCGCCAGGGCGCCCAGCGCGAGGACCACGAGCGCCGCCGCCTCGGTGGTGCCATCCAGGTCCATGCCGGGCCGGCGCACCGCCATGGCGTAGGCAATGGCCACAAACACCACGCCGCCGGCCAGCAGCACGGCGGTGGCAGCAACGTAGCCCCACCAGAGCAGCAGCCCCGCCGCGCCGCCGAGGATGCCCAGGAGCAGAAAGGTGCGCACCCCCGCGAAGCGCGCTTGCGGTCCCGACGCGTGTCCCGACCACTCCCGCTCCGTGCCCACGGCCAGCCCCACCAGCGCGGCCATGCTCAGCCGGACGGCAGCTTCGAGGGCGGGCGGCACACCCGGGAACAGTTCAATGATCGTTGTCATGACCATGCAGGATCGCACCGCCGAACCCCGCAGCGCTAGTCGTCGCCGTACCCGTCGCCGATCCGGTACCGCTTGAGCTTGTCGTACAGGGTGCGCAGTCCGATGCCCAGCCGGTCGGCGGCCTCGCGGCGGTTGCCGCCGGTGGCGGTGAGCACCTCCTCGATCGCGTTGCGCTCCAGATCGGCGAGCGTGTGTGGGGCCTCGAGCTTGGGGCGGAGGCCGTTGCGCAGCGCGCCGTCGCCCGCCGGCTGGATATCGGCGGCCCGGATGCGATGCCCGGTGGCGAGAATGGCCGCGCGCTCGAGCGCATTGGCCAGCTCCCGCACGTTGCCCGGCCACGCCGCCTCCTGGATGCGGCGCTTGGCGTCGTCGTCGAGGGTCAGATGCGACCGTCCGACATCGGCCCCGATGCGCAGCAGCAGGTTCTCGGCCAGAGGCAGGATGTCCCCGCGCCGCTCGCGCAGCGGCGGCAGACGGATGGGGAACACGGCCAACCGGTGATAGAGATCCTCGCGCAGTCCGCCCGACGCCAGCAGGTCGGCGGGCTCGCGATTCGTGGCGGCCACCCACCGCACGTCGGCTTCGATGGTGCGCGTGCCGCCCACGCGCTCGAACCGGCGGTCCTGCAGCACGCGGAGCAGCTTGGCCTGGACCTCGGGCTTCATCTCGCCAATCTCGTCGAGAAAGAACGTGCCGCCGTCGGCCAGTTCGATGCGTCCGCGCCGCGCCGCCGTGGCGCCCGTGAACGCGCCCTTCTCGTGCCCGAACAGCTCGCTCTCGAGCAGCGTCTCGGGAAGCGCGGCGCAGTTCACGGCCACGAACGGCCCGTGGGCGCGGGCGCTCCAGGCGTGCAGCGTGCGGGCCGCCACCTCCTTGCCCGTGCCGCTCTCGCCGATCAGGAGCACCGTGGAGTTGGTGGGCGCCACGCGGCGCAGCCCGTCCACCACCGCCGCCATCGCCGGGTCGCCGTACGTGAGCGGCGGCAGCGGCGGCGCCTCGCGCGCCGCGCGATCGCGCGCCGCGAGCAGCGTGCGCCGCTCCAGGGCCCGCGACGCCAGCAGTCGCAGTTCGCGCGGACTGCTGATCGGCTTTTCCAGATAGTCGAACGCGCCGAGCTTCATCGCTTCCACGGCCGATTCCACCGATCCGTGCGCCGTGAGCAGGATGACCTCCATCTCCGGTTGCTCGGCGCGGGCCCGCCGCAGCAGCTCCAGCCCGTCCATTCGCGGCATCCGGAGATCGGTGATCAGCAGATCGAAGCTCTCGCGGGCCAACCGCCGCGCCGCCTCTTCGCCGTCGGCGGCCGAGGCCACCGAGTGCCCGTCGTCTTCCAGGGCCTCGGCGATGAACTCGCGCAGCCCCTGCTCGTCGTCCGCCACCAGGATGCGTGCCATGGCCGGGTTCAGCCCGCGGGAATCGAGATGCGGAACACCGCGCCGCCGCCGGCGTGATTGACGGCCGTCACCGTGCCGCCGTGCATCTGCGTCACGCGCTGCGCCACCGCGAGCCCGAGGCCGGTGCCCGTGGTGCGCGTGGTGTAGAACGGCGCGAAGATCTTCTCCTCGTCGCCCGGGGAGATGCCGTCGCCGAAGTCGCGCACGGCGATCTCCAGCGCGCCCCCGCGCTGGCGCACCGTCACTTCGGGACGCGTGCCGGCCGCCGTGGCCTGGAGCGCGTTGCGCAGCACGTTGGTGATCGCCTGGCGCATCCGCGCGTCGTCCAGCGGCCAGCTGCGCGGCGCGTCGTCCAGCGCCAGCGAGAACCGGCCCGGCGCCACCTCGTCGGCGCCGGCGCGCACCAGCGCCACCGGGTCGGTGGGCCGGATGTCGATCGGGCCCGAGCGCACGAAGTCGAGCAGGTCGCTGGTGAGCGCCTCCAGGCGCTCGGCCTCCTGCACCACGCGCTCGGCCTTGCGATGGTCGGCTTCGCGCGACGTGAGCCGCTCGGCCAGCAGCTGCGCGTGCCCCTTGAGCGACGCCAGGGGATTGCGGATCTCGTGCGCCATCACGCCGGCCATCTCGCCGAGGGCGCTGAGGCGCCGCTGTTCCTCCATCCGCCGCTCGGCCAGCTCCTGCTGCGCCGACAGCCGCCAGAAGATGAACGCGGCGGCCAGCAGCGCGGCGGCGACGAGCGCCGAGAGGATGAACGTGCTCAACGATTCGGCGGCCATCTGCTCGGCGGCCACCGGTTCGAACTCGATGGCGAGCAGCCGGCGCGGCCCTTCTTCGGCCCCGTCGGGCGTGCCGCGGGAGAGCGGCGCCATGGCCGTGATCCGGATGCGCGATCCGACCGTCTCGACCACCGGCGGCCGCCGCATCACGCGCGTGGAGTCGAGCGCGGCGGTGTCGGCGGCCGTCCCCGCCTGCGCCAGCGCGTGCCCGCCGGCGTCGAACAGGCCGACGTACCGCAGCCCCGCGTCCTCGCGCATCCGCAACAGCGAGTCGAGCTGCTGCGCGGTGGGCACCGTGGGCAGCGCGCGCACCAGCTGGCGGGCCGATTCGAACAGCACGCCGGCCTGCCCACGGTTGAGCGTGGACGTGGCGCGCACCACGCGGCGATGGCTCATCCAGGACATGGCGAGCAGCGCAGCGGCCATGGCGACCGTCGTGGCCAGCCATCCCCAGCGCGCCCAGCGGCCAATTCGAGCAGTGCGCATGACGTCCCCGGCAACGTGGGCCCGAACGCGAGTGTTCGGGTCCGTGTCGCGAATATACGAGGCCGGCGGAAGCGGGGCGACCAAGGTGTCCGCCGGAGCCAACCGCCGGGGCATGGCGCGATCTCCCCTATTCGTATCGCAGGGCTTGGATGGGATCCAGCGCCGCCGCCTTGCGCGCCGGATAGTAGCCGAAGAAGATCCCCACCGCCGCCGAGAACCCGATCGCGATGCCCACCATGGCCGGCGCGATGGCCGTCTGCCACCCCGTGGCCTGTTGCAGCACCGCCGAGCCCGCGTAGCCGAGCGCCACGCCGAAGAAGCCGCCGATCACGCTCATCACGATCGCCTCGACCAGGAACTGGGTGAGCACGTCGCTGCCGCGGGCCCCGATCGCCATGCGAATGCCGATCTCGCGCGTGCGCTCGGTGACCGACACGAGCATGATGTTCATGATGCCGATGCCGCCCACGAGCAGCGAGATGCTGGCGATCGCCGCCAGCAGCAGCGTCATCACCTGCGTCGTGCCCGACGCCGCCTGCGCGAGATCGGTCTGGTTACGCACGGTGAAGTCGTCGGGATCATACGGCGCCAGCTTGTGCGTATCGCGCAGGATCTGCGTGATCTCCTGCTCGGCCGCCGGGATCTCGTCCTTGGTGGACGTGCTGACCAGGATCTGGGCGATGAACTGGTGGTTCGAGAGC
This genomic interval from Gemmatimonadaceae bacterium contains the following:
- a CDS encoding prolyl oligopeptidase family serine peptidase; the encoded protein is MSLTVHRQLTLAVSLLALCLTSAAAAAQQAPRYPVTRKDTVVDDYFGTKVPDPYRWLEDQNSPEVARWVEAQNAVTFAYLDKIPLREVFRQRLTELWNTPSVGVPSRVAGRLFYRMNTGLQNQSVLYEQAGLATAPTVLIDPNTLSADGSVDLASSSPSPDGKYLAFGLSVGGSDWEELHVRDLATGRATADTVHWVKYSGIAWTRDGKGFFYTRFPAPPKDQVLTAAAVNGKIYYHVVGTPDSQDRMIYERPDRPTWYVGASVTDDGRYLFITLHHGTNPENLLYYADLADPMHPNIGAAIEPVNTSNDAEYAVIGNLGRTVFIQTTNHAPNRRIIAVVLPDTAHWRTVVPETKNNIEAALVAGDRVVVQTLEDVQSHVRMYDAAGKLLDTVKLPGIGAVEGLSGRAGTPELFYSFASYLAPTIVYHYDFASRRTTVFGPPRPKPPFDAAPYETRQVFYRSKDGTRVPMFITARKGVTLDGSHPTILYAYGGFDIATLPSYSPTVAMWLEHGGIYAVANIRGGSEYGEAWHHAGRLDKKQNVFDDFAAAAEYLIKQKYTSPKHLAIHGYSNGGLLVGATEEQHPELLAAAYPGAGVMDMLRYQKFSAGIGWVPEYGSSDNPEQFKYLIKYSPVHNARAGTCYPATIVTTADHDDRVVPGHSFKFTAAMQAAQGCDRPILIRVETKTSHGYMPTDKRIAQLADVWAFTGWNTGMR
- a CDS encoding PAS domain S-box protein; translated protein: MKLPLLIGALLVVVIGVNTWGDYRNHTRAEELITETRLGQVAEELSLAFDRTSGQLLQSTAAAARASAVRAYLEHPATRLREAALGALFRAESGPQTVTVQLWDTAGHVLLSTEPDRRARAPQDEAPLLRRAAISPAGAVGRFHVIGDSVVFAVVSRVRLQRRVAGYVVHWRMISSSPDARRAASLLIGAGGRILVGNATDSVWSDLQTATAAPPVNLSRTRGVVTYQRPRIGRVLAMPRRVAGTPWTVVVEFPYDSIMAPVRDDVSRLLLMDALVLLLGLAGAWALSRALTARLSRLTATVESTAAGGTPSRSPHPAGGDELVRLGHAFDAMVARVDDALGARTASEEQYRRLFESVPLPVYVFDVETLRFLEVNGAAVRHYGYSREAFLTMTLRDIRSAEDIPRMEADVHTLNDRPQARGIWRHLKHDGTPIDVEVVSHMINFNGRHAALTVVTDVTERNVAAEALRRSEERYRSLFREAPFGIALSSVEGRIVDANPALASMLGYPSEREIVGRHVAELYANPDDRGEIFAELQRAGHCRREALQWMRQDGRPITARFTARVVSDARHPNAYVEAIVENVTERVRLEEQFRQAQKMEAIGRLAGGIAHDFNNLLTVILATTELLLDRSPPAGPEHAELEDVYRSAQRGADLTRQLLAFSRRQMLSVRPLSANTLVRGTESLLRRLIGEDVRLNVIPAAGHDTVLADAGQLEQVLMNLAVNARDAMPDGGALTIETQAVELTEDQTEHSVTMPPGAYLVIAVSDTGVGMDAAVRAHIFEPFFTTKDKDKGTGLGLATVYGIVKQMGGYIWVYSEVGVGTTFKIYLPRVAEAPRARAAEPSGGRAHTGTETLLVAEDEPGIRNLLVRVLTASGYTVLAAASGEEATELARGHALPIHLLVTDVVMAGMHGPDLARHVAELHPEAAVLFLSGYTDEAVVQHGVDTGRAAFLQKPFTHHEFLAKVRDVLHAAAGGEHRRPE
- a CDS encoding plastocyanin/azurin family copper-binding protein, whose protein sequence is MRVPTILLLAAMTMTAGCSATAPLSDGGGGGGGGGGGVVTDVQIKDFVFTPFTVTVRVGGTVRWTNQGAVPHTTTSDDGIWDSGTLSPPAAGSTKGGAFQHTFDQPGTYRYHCTLHPPARYPGFVGTVVVTQ
- a CDS encoding CHRD domain-containing protein, with amino-acid sequence MHFRILGIAASVALVAGWTGPSAPRPQAVKYVAQMTGAAETPANTTTGTGTAHFTLVGMRLRYAITVKGLTGAATMAHIHVGKVGVGGPPVYSFTIKHVASGGLASGFIDLAKEVSKGVSGDSLMALINGGDAYVNVHTAANKGGEIRGQIEKQ